In a genomic window of Tissierella sp. Yu-01:
- a CDS encoding UvrD-helicase domain-containing protein, with protein MDFLAGLNDRQKEAVLHTEGPLLIMAGAGSGKTRVVTHKIAYLIEEKNIYPGNILAITFTNKAAAEMKTRLYDLLNMDVDRMWMGTFHSICVRMLRRDIDKIGYDRSFTIYDRDDQITLIKECMKEVNVDKDMYKESSLLARISSLKDQQMDPDTFINMNYNDFRERNIGEIYALYQKKLKAYNALDFDDLLIKAVELLAQNKDILDYYQKKFQYIFVDEYQDTNKIQYKLVRLLSAWHKNICVVGDSDQCVVEGMKVNTPNGEVNIEDLKVNDQVYSAAGQGEVTTGIIDFVKKSPYKGPIISIKTETGKTLKLTPNHILFSKLNPEQGVHYVYLMYKKQLGYRIGQTQGVRAYEKGKVLNGLEVRMNQEHGDKAWILKVCTSKEEASYYEMLYSLKYSIPTLVFHPKGRNMTFNQEYINRFFSEIDTRKNVVNLMDDLMVFEEYPVVRQGAVIRKDTFRRIVNLTFFGGRIVGNNAGWYSHRINLNTSGEELREKANSFNFNTRKGKNNTWRIETERTNYDEAERFSNEIIALEDNLEINKRARLLKDTVFNFTPASHVKSTMSIAIFNNGEIIEDVVKQVDIEDYDGFVYDISVPNLRQYVCEGIVVHNSIYSWRGADISNILDFEEDFPGAKVILLEQNYRSTQSILNVANKVIKKNNSRKDKNLWTDNSEGDVVIYEQCDYSEEEAFFVAKKIHEFIYKGYKPSDIAILYRTNVQSRTFEEIFMTENLPYKIVGGLKFYDRKEVKDLIAYLKFVQNPNDNISLKRIINTPRRGIGNTTLDKIEQYAALTGDSMYGVLLSIEHVPGLTGRAINSIKPFVELMNRFMAMKEIMGIKEFIEEIINSSGYVAELEKENTIESKTRIENIKDFLSVALTFEEKNEDANMEDFLASISLLSDVDKTVDTDNLITMMTVHSAKGLEFPIVFLVGMEEGLFPISRALDNDDDLEEERRLCYVAVTRAEKHLFITNAKKRTIYGSTNYTMPSRFLDEMGDSIEQTIKKAMEVSKLAYSRQEEKLINVVDYDESRFTTPKPTVKNKAEMGIEVGTKVKHKKWGIGTVVMIKTRDDGDKELTIAFDEEGLKKLLQSIAPIKVV; from the coding sequence ATGGATTTTTTAGCAGGACTTAACGATAGACAGAAAGAAGCGGTTCTTCATACAGAAGGACCTTTACTTATTATGGCAGGTGCTGGCTCAGGTAAGACAAGGGTAGTCACTCATAAGATTGCTTATCTTATAGAAGAAAAAAATATTTACCCAGGAAATATTTTAGCTATAACCTTTACCAATAAAGCAGCAGCAGAAATGAAGACAAGATTATATGATCTTTTAAATATGGACGTAGATCGTATGTGGATGGGAACATTCCACTCTATTTGTGTTAGAATGCTTAGACGTGATATAGATAAGATTGGTTATGATAGAAGCTTTACTATATATGATAGAGATGATCAAATTACATTGATTAAAGAATGTATGAAGGAAGTAAATGTAGATAAGGACATGTATAAGGAGTCCTCACTTTTAGCAAGAATTAGTTCATTGAAAGATCAGCAGATGGATCCAGATACATTTATAAATATGAATTACAATGACTTTAGAGAGAGAAATATTGGAGAGATTTATGCCTTATATCAAAAGAAATTGAAGGCATATAATGCATTGGATTTTGATGATTTATTGATTAAGGCAGTTGAGCTATTAGCACAAAATAAGGATATATTGGATTATTATCAAAAAAAATTCCAATATATATTCGTAGATGAGTATCAAGATACAAACAAAATTCAATATAAGTTAGTTAGACTATTATCAGCATGGCATAAGAATATATGTGTTGTAGGGGATTCTGACCAGTGTGTTGTAGAAGGTATGAAAGTAAATACTCCAAACGGAGAAGTCAATATAGAGGATTTAAAGGTAAATGACCAAGTATATTCAGCAGCTGGTCAAGGTGAAGTAACAACTGGAATTATTGACTTTGTTAAAAAGTCACCTTATAAAGGTCCTATTATTAGCATCAAAACTGAAACGGGAAAGACTTTAAAGCTAACACCTAATCATATTTTATTCTCTAAGCTAAATCCTGAGCAAGGAGTACATTATGTTTATCTGATGTACAAAAAACAACTAGGATATAGGATAGGACAAACACAAGGAGTTAGAGCATATGAAAAGGGAAAGGTATTAAATGGCTTAGAAGTAAGAATGAATCAGGAACATGGTGATAAAGCATGGATTTTAAAAGTATGTACTAGTAAAGAAGAAGCAAGTTACTATGAAATGCTCTATTCATTAAAGTATAGTATTCCTACATTGGTTTTTCATCCAAAGGGTAGAAATATGACTTTTAATCAAGAGTATATTAATAGATTTTTTAGCGAGATAGACACAAGAAAAAATGTAGTTAATTTAATGGATGATTTGATGGTGTTTGAAGAATATCCAGTAGTCCGTCAAGGAGCGGTGATAAGAAAAGACACTTTTAGAAGAATTGTAAACTTAACATTTTTTGGTGGAAGAATAGTCGGAAATAATGCTGGATGGTATAGTCATAGAATTAACTTAAATACTTCAGGTGAAGAATTAAGAGAAAAAGCAAATTCTTTTAACTTCAACACAAGAAAAGGTAAAAACAATACTTGGAGAATTGAAACTGAAAGAACTAATTATGATGAAGCTGAAAGATTTTCTAACGAAATTATAGCTTTAGAAGATAATCTTGAAATTAATAAGAGAGCTAGATTATTAAAGGACACTGTGTTTAATTTCACTCCAGCTTCGCATGTTAAGTCAACTATGAGTATTGCAATATTTAACAATGGTGAAATTATTGAAGATGTTGTTAAGCAGGTTGATATAGAAGATTATGATGGATTTGTTTATGATATTTCAGTACCAAATTTAAGACAGTATGTCTGCGAGGGTATTGTTGTTCATAACTCGATTTATTCATGGAGAGGGGCAGATATCTCAAATATTCTTGACTTTGAGGAAGATTTCCCTGGAGCAAAAGTTATATTATTAGAACAAAACTATAGATCTACTCAAAGTATATTAAATGTAGCTAACAAAGTAATAAAGAAAAATAATTCCCGAAAGGATAAAAATCTTTGGACTGATAATTCTGAGGGAGACGTTGTAATCTATGAACAATGTGATTACTCTGAAGAAGAGGCATTCTTTGTAGCTAAAAAAATACATGAATTTATATATAAGGGATATAAACCATCAGATATAGCGATTCTTTATAGGACAAACGTTCAATCGAGAACCTTTGAAGAAATCTTTATGACTGAGAATCTTCCATATAAAATAGTTGGAGGATTGAAATTCTACGATAGAAAGGAAGTTAAGGATTTAATTGCTTATCTTAAGTTTGTTCAAAATCCTAATGACAATATATCCTTAAAAAGAATTATCAATACTCCAAGACGTGGTATAGGTAATACTACTTTGGATAAGATTGAGCAATATGCTGCACTGACTGGAGACTCGATGTATGGGGTACTATTATCCATAGAGCATGTTCCAGGTTTAACTGGTAGGGCAATTAATAGTATCAAGCCATTTGTAGAATTGATGAATAGATTTATGGCAATGAAGGAAATAATGGGAATTAAGGAGTTTATTGAAGAGATTATAAATTCTTCAGGATATGTAGCAGAATTAGAAAAGGAAAATACTATAGAGTCAAAAACAAGAATTGAGAATATTAAGGACTTCTTATCAGTTGCATTAACCTTTGAAGAAAAAAATGAAGATGCTAATATGGAGGATTTTCTAGCTTCTATATCATTACTTTCAGATGTAGATAAGACAGTAGATACGGATAATCTTATAACAATGATGACAGTACACAGTGCAAAGGGATTAGAATTTCCTATAGTATTTTTAGTTGGTATGGAAGAAGGATTATTCCCTATTTCTAGAGCATTAGATAATGATGATGATCTAGAGGAAGAGAGACGTCTATGTTATGTAGCAGTTACAAGAGCTGAAAAACACCTTTTTATTACCAATGCTAAGAAGAGAACAATATATGGTAGTACGAATTATACAATGCCATCAAGATTCTTAGATGAGATGGGTGATTCTATAGAGCAAACTATTAAAAAGGCAATGGAAGTATCAAAGTTAGCTTATAGTAGACAAGAGGAGAAACTAATTAATGTTGTAGACTATGATGAATCAAGGTTTACTACACCAAAACCTACAGTAAAAAACAAGGCAGAAATGGGAATTGAAGTAGGTACAAAGGTTAAGCATAAAAAATGGGGTATTGGTACAGTAGTTATGATTAAGACAAGAGACGATGGAGATAAAGAGCTGACTATAGCTTTTGACGAGGAAGGTTTAAAGAAGTTGCTTCAATCCATAGCTCCAATAAAGGTTGTATAA
- the ligA gene encoding NAD-dependent DNA ligase LigA, which produces MNREERIIELIDIINDLNYSYYTLDSPKVSDKEYDELYDELAYLEKETGYILPYSPTQRVGGNILEKFEKHVHLGRLWSLDKSQSFDELRNWDERVRRQIGDYNSNFTEKLPDPIYILEYKFDGLTVNLTYQNGELVQGATRGNGTVGEGILEQLKTIKSIPLKIDYHNTIEIQGEGLMPLSSLEEYNKTADEPLKNARNAAAGALRNLDPKVTEKRKLAAFFYNVGYIEGKTFNTHLEQLEFIRENRLPTYPYVKSFDSIEDLIVEIDNNHDNRAKLDILTDGMVIKINDMRTREVLGYTNKFPRWAVAYKFEAEEISTRLIGVQWNVGRTAKVTPTALLEPVEIGGVTVKRATLNNYDDILRKGVKLNSRVLIRRSNDVIPEILGALDTDEETYEIEKPSHCPYCNSELVQNGVHIFCPNSLTCKPQLVARLVHFASRDAMNIEGLSEKTAERFIEDLDIRDLPSIYEVKFEELRNLEGFKDKKSQNLIDAIERSKDVSLASFIYALGISNVGIKTANDLANKFKTLDNLKRATYDELINVGDIGDIIANSILEFFQDEKILEGIDKLLEEGVTPYYEEVKTEVSIFTDKTVVITGTIEGLSRSEIKDIVEKKGGKVSGSVSKKTDFVIVGADPGSKYTKAAELGIRIIEEEELKNIVKS; this is translated from the coding sequence TTGAATCGGGAAGAGAGGATCATAGAACTAATTGATATTATTAATGATTTAAATTATAGTTATTATACTCTGGATTCACCAAAGGTTAGCGACAAAGAGTATGATGAGCTTTATGATGAATTAGCGTACCTTGAAAAGGAAACAGGATATATACTTCCATATTCTCCAACACAAAGAGTTGGGGGAAATATATTAGAAAAGTTTGAGAAACATGTTCACTTAGGCAGATTATGGAGTTTGGACAAGAGTCAGAGTTTTGATGAGCTTAGAAACTGGGATGAAAGGGTAAGAAGACAAATTGGTGACTATAATTCAAATTTCACTGAGAAACTACCAGACCCCATATATATACTTGAATATAAATTTGATGGTCTAACAGTAAATTTGACATACCAAAATGGAGAGTTAGTACAGGGTGCAACAAGAGGTAATGGTACTGTTGGGGAAGGAATATTAGAACAGCTTAAGACCATTAAGTCTATACCATTAAAAATAGATTATCATAATACTATTGAAATTCAGGGTGAAGGACTTATGCCTTTATCATCTTTGGAGGAATATAACAAAACAGCTGATGAACCTCTTAAGAATGCCAGAAATGCTGCTGCTGGAGCATTGAGAAATCTGGATCCAAAGGTGACAGAAAAAAGAAAGTTAGCAGCTTTCTTCTATAATGTAGGTTATATAGAGGGTAAAACATTTAATACCCATTTAGAGCAGCTTGAATTTATTAGGGAAAATAGATTGCCTACTTATCCATATGTAAAAAGTTTTGATTCAATTGAAGATTTAATTGTAGAAATAGACAATAACCATGATAATAGAGCGAAACTTGATATACTAACAGATGGAATGGTTATTAAAATAAATGATATGCGAACTAGAGAAGTCCTAGGTTATACTAATAAGTTCCCAAGATGGGCTGTAGCATATAAATTTGAAGCTGAAGAGATAAGTACAAGACTTATTGGAGTACAGTGGAATGTGGGACGTACAGCAAAGGTAACTCCAACTGCATTACTTGAGCCTGTAGAAATAGGTGGAGTTACAGTGAAAAGAGCTACTTTAAATAATTATGACGATATATTAAGAAAAGGTGTAAAATTAAATTCAAGGGTTCTTATTAGAAGATCCAATGACGTTATACCTGAAATATTAGGTGCACTTGACACTGATGAAGAGACATACGAAATAGAAAAGCCTAGCCATTGTCCATATTGTAATAGTGAATTAGTTCAAAATGGTGTTCACATATTCTGTCCTAATTCTCTGACATGTAAGCCTCAACTTGTTGCTAGACTTGTTCATTTTGCTAGCCGTGATGCTATGAATATAGAGGGACTTAGTGAAAAGACAGCTGAAAGATTCATAGAGGATTTGGATATTAGAGATTTACCAAGCATATATGAAGTTAAGTTTGAAGAGCTAAGAAATCTTGAAGGCTTTAAGGATAAAAAGAGTCAAAACTTAATAGACGCAATAGAAAGAAGTAAAGATGTTAGTCTTGCTTCATTTATATATGCATTAGGTATATCAAATGTTGGAATAAAAACTGCAAATGATTTGGCTAATAAATTTAAAACTTTGGACAATTTAAAGAGGGCCACATATGATGAACTTATAAATGTTGGAGATATTGGTGATATCATTGCTAATAGTATCTTGGAGTTCTTCCAGGATGAAAAGATATTAGAGGGAATAGACAAGCTTTTAGAAGAAGGAGTCACACCATATTATGAAGAAGTAAAAACTGAAGTGTCAATCTTTACTGATAAAACAGTTGTTATAACAGGCACTATTGAAGGATTGTCAAGAAGTGAAATTAAGGATATAGTGGAGAAAAAAGGTGGCAAAGTCTCTGGCTCAGTAAGCAAGAAGACAGACTTTGTAATAGTAGGAGCAGACCCAGGAAGTAAGTACACCAAAGCAGCTGAGTTGGGAATTAGAATTATTGAGGAAGAAGAGCTTAAGAATATAGTTAAAAGTTAA
- the gatC gene encoding Asp-tRNA(Asn)/Glu-tRNA(Gln) amidotransferase subunit GatC: MISKDDVLHIANIAKLKFSDEELDLVTKKFGEVIEFFERIKEVDTENIEPTYQVNDDTFILKDHEENQTLTSEEVLQNTTEQKYGYFKIMRVVE, translated from the coding sequence ATGATTTCTAAGGATGATGTACTTCATATTGCCAATATAGCTAAATTAAAATTTTCAGATGAAGAATTAGATTTAGTTACTAAGAAATTTGGTGAAGTAATTGAATTTTTTGAAAGAATTAAGGAAGTTGATACAGAAAATATTGAACCAACATATCAAGTTAATGATGATACCTTTATATTAAAGGATCATGAAGAAAATCAAACGTTAACCAGTGAAGAAGTTCTTCAAAATACCACAGAGCAAAAATATGGCTATTTCAAAATCATGAGGGTCGTAGAATAG
- the gatA gene encoding Asp-tRNA(Asn)/Glu-tRNA(Gln) amidotransferase subunit GatA: MDITSLKAWEMKEKIHNREISSKEIIEAHIKRIEEVEPKINAFITLNKEEALKEASRIDEKIRNKEEVGVLAGLPIGVKDNIITKNLRTTCASKMLENFNPPYNATVIDKIKYNDGIIMGKTNMDEFAMGGSSETSYFGATKNPVDTSKVSGGSSGGSAAAVGAKEVPLALGTDTGGSVRQPASFCGVVGLKPSYGMVSRYGVIPMANTLDQVGVFGRDVKDAALMLSAVTGYDIKDSTSSKRSDSGIIIGDSNEEKNKNYLEGMTIAIPKEYIDLKPANMDIQAQFDNAVKVFENSGAKVEIVSVPHLKYALETYYIIMTCEVSSNMARFDGIRFGHRAENYDSLDELYINSRTEGLGDEVKRRIMTGTFALSADHSIDYYNKALKVRTLIKNDFDKVFANYDVMLSLVSPVLPYDFNSIVNDPIESYKADLYTVPVNLAGLCSMSIPVGTVDGLPVGLQITGDRFKEANIIRAGLGYERAVL, translated from the coding sequence ATGGATATTACAAGTTTAAAGGCTTGGGAAATGAAGGAGAAGATTCATAATAGAGAAATCTCCAGTAAGGAAATTATAGAAGCTCATATAAAGAGAATTGAAGAAGTAGAACCTAAAATAAATGCTTTTATCACATTAAACAAAGAAGAGGCCTTGAAGGAAGCTTCAAGGATAGATGAAAAAATAAGAAATAAAGAAGAAGTTGGAGTTTTAGCAGGCTTACCAATTGGTGTTAAAGATAATATAATCACTAAGAATTTAAGAACAACTTGTGCATCAAAAATGCTTGAAAATTTCAATCCTCCATATAATGCTACAGTAATTGATAAGATAAAATATAATGATGGAATTATTATGGGTAAAACTAATATGGACGAGTTTGCAATGGGAGGTTCATCAGAAACATCATATTTTGGAGCAACTAAAAATCCAGTAGATACAAGCAAAGTTTCAGGAGGTTCCTCTGGAGGTTCAGCAGCAGCTGTAGGAGCTAAGGAAGTACCATTAGCTTTAGGTACAGACACAGGTGGATCAGTTAGACAACCAGCAAGTTTTTGTGGTGTTGTAGGATTAAAACCTTCCTATGGTATGGTATCTAGATATGGAGTTATCCCAATGGCTAATACGCTTGATCAAGTAGGAGTATTCGGAAGAGATGTTAAAGATGCAGCACTGATGTTAAGTGCAGTAACTGGCTATGATATAAAAGACTCTACTTCATCAAAAAGATCAGATTCAGGTATAATCATCGGTGATTCAAATGAAGAAAAGAACAAGAATTATTTAGAGGGAATGACTATCGCGATTCCTAAGGAATACATAGATTTAAAACCAGCAAATATGGACATTCAAGCTCAATTTGATAATGCAGTAAAAGTTTTTGAGAACTCAGGAGCGAAAGTAGAGATTGTTTCTGTTCCCCATTTAAAATATGCATTAGAAACTTATTATATAATTATGACTTGTGAAGTTAGTTCAAACATGGCAAGATTTGATGGAATAAGATTTGGTCATAGAGCAGAAAATTATGATTCTCTGGATGAACTTTATATTAATTCTAGAACAGAAGGATTAGGTGATGAAGTTAAGAGAAGAATAATGACTGGTACTTTTGCCCTTAGTGCAGATCATAGTATTGACTATTATAATAAGGCACTAAAAGTAAGAACTTTGATTAAAAATGACTTTGACAAGGTGTTTGCGAATTACGATGTAATGCTTTCCTTAGTTTCACCAGTATTGCCATATGATTTTAATTCAATAGTTAATGACCCTATTGAATCCTATAAGGCTGATTTATATACTGTACCTGTTAATCTAGCTGGTCTTTGCTCAATGTCAATTCCTGTGGGTACTGTAGATGGATTGCCAGTGGGATTACAAATAACAGGGGATAGATTTAAAGAAGCAAATATTATCAGAGCTGGTTTGGGTTATGAAAGGGCGGTGTTATAA
- the gatB gene encoding Asp-tRNA(Asn)/Glu-tRNA(Gln) amidotransferase subunit GatB — protein MTYKTIIGLEIHVELMTKHKIFCNCPNEFGGEANTHVCPVCLGLPGALPVLDKEALEYGIKAGIAFNGKISKLIKMDRKNYYYSDLTKGYQISQNDIPFCDGGYLEIELEDGTKKVNLERIHIEEDTGKQTHSEEGGTLLDFNRAGVPLIEVVTKPDMNSAEEARLFLDKLRTTLKYIGVSNVKMEEGSLRCDVNINVVNTETGTKSNIAEIKNLNSFKGVVKAIEFEEKRHIELLELGRNSERETRRWDETKGETIIMRKKGGASDYRFAEDGDIPPIKIADEWIEEIRNSLPELPHAKKERFINDYDLSDYDAGVLTQSKELSIFFEDTLKYIDDSKLVSNWIMGDVLRRLNDDEIEIEDSNLTPNALADLLVLIRDGKINNNTGKKVLKEMFDTEKSADTIVKEKGLIQISDEGALKEIIEKVLSENEQSIIDYKNGKDRAIGFLVGQIMKSSKGKANPQLVNKMLLELINER, from the coding sequence ATGACATATAAAACTATAATCGGATTAGAGATTCACGTAGAACTCATGACAAAACATAAAATATTCTGTAATTGCCCGAATGAATTTGGTGGAGAAGCTAATACTCATGTTTGTCCTGTATGTCTAGGATTACCAGGAGCATTGCCAGTATTGGATAAAGAAGCATTGGAATATGGAATCAAAGCAGGTATTGCTTTTAATGGGAAGATTTCAAAACTTATAAAAATGGATAGAAAAAATTATTACTATTCAGATTTAACAAAGGGGTATCAAATTTCACAGAACGACATCCCTTTTTGTGATGGAGGCTATTTAGAGATTGAACTTGAAGATGGAACTAAGAAAGTAAATCTGGAAAGGATCCATATTGAAGAGGATACAGGAAAACAAACACATTCAGAGGAAGGTGGAACGTTACTAGACTTTAATAGAGCTGGCGTTCCTCTTATAGAAGTTGTTACTAAACCAGATATGAATTCTGCTGAAGAGGCAAGACTCTTCCTTGATAAGCTAAGAACAACATTAAAATATATAGGGGTTTCCAATGTAAAGATGGAAGAAGGCTCCCTAAGATGCGATGTGAATATCAATGTAGTAAATACAGAAACAGGTACTAAATCCAATATTGCTGAAATTAAGAATTTAAACTCCTTTAAAGGTGTTGTAAAGGCAATTGAGTTTGAGGAAAAAAGGCATATAGAATTATTAGAATTAGGAAGAAATTCCGAAAGAGAAACAAGAAGATGGGATGAAACTAAGGGCGAAACGATAATAATGAGAAAAAAAGGCGGAGCAAGTGATTATAGATTTGCTGAAGATGGAGATATCCCACCTATTAAAATAGCTGATGAATGGATAGAAGAAATAAGAAATTCTTTACCTGAGCTTCCACATGCTAAAAAGGAAAGATTTATAAATGATTATGACCTATCAGACTATGATGCCGGTGTATTAACTCAATCTAAAGAATTATCAATATTCTTCGAAGATACATTAAAGTATATAGATGATAGTAAATTGGTAAGCAATTGGATCATGGGAGATGTACTTCGTAGATTAAATGATGATGAAATTGAAATAGAGGATTCTAACCTTACACCAAATGCATTAGCAGATTTACTTGTTTTAATTAGAGATGGTAAGATAAATAATAATACAGGAAAGAAAGTATTAAAAGAAATGTTTGATACAGAAAAATCTGCAGATACTATAGTTAAGGAAAAGGGATTAATTCAGATAAGTGATGAAGGTGCCTTAAAAGAAATAATCGAAAAAGTTTTATCAGAAAATGAACAGTCAATTATAGATTACAAAAATGGTAAGGATAGAGCAATAGGTTTCCTAGTGGGGCAAATAATGAAATCATCTAAAGGAAAAGCAAATCCTCAACTTGTAAATAAAATGTTGTTGGAATTGATAAATGAGAGATAA
- a CDS encoding AIR synthase family protein, with protein MEIGKVPNEILEKIVFSNISNKRNEVLVRAAIGEDNGIIDFGDNVCVVSTDPITGTTKDIGRLAIHISCNDVSTSGAEPIAVLLTILCPPETTESELEKIMKDASQAAADVNVEIIGGHTEVTDGVNRVIISTTVIGKQLKSKLPNYEKIKVGDKVVITKYIGIEGTSIIAKELGDKLIDKIGKEQLNKAINLDKMLSVVKDGVIAGRHNAIYMHDITEGGVYGAAWEAAEAIKKGLIIYEDQIPIMDVTKEISDILEIDPYRLISSGSMLIIISENNFDNLKEELERFDIKATVIGEIIEEGTYCIKDGVKSVIDSPGSDELYKALK; from the coding sequence ATGGAAATTGGTAAGGTACCAAATGAAATATTAGAAAAAATAGTTTTTTCAAATATAAGTAATAAAAGAAATGAAGTATTGGTTAGAGCTGCAATTGGAGAAGATAATGGAATAATTGATTTTGGTGATAATGTGTGTGTAGTAAGTACAGATCCAATTACTGGTACTACTAAAGATATAGGCAGATTGGCAATACATATTTCATGCAATGATGTGAGTACCAGTGGCGCAGAACCAATAGCTGTACTACTAACAATTCTTTGCCCACCTGAGACTACTGAAAGTGAACTTGAAAAAATTATGAAGGATGCTTCTCAGGCTGCGGCTGATGTTAACGTAGAAATCATAGGTGGCCATACAGAAGTAACTGATGGCGTAAATAGAGTCATTATAAGTACAACGGTAATAGGAAAACAATTAAAAAGTAAACTACCTAATTATGAAAAAATAAAGGTTGGAGATAAGGTAGTAATTACTAAATATATAGGTATAGAAGGTACTTCAATAATTGCGAAGGAACTAGGGGATAAATTAATTGATAAGATAGGAAAGGAACAACTAAATAAAGCCATTAATCTGGATAAAATGTTAAGTGTAGTTAAAGATGGGGTAATAGCAGGTAGACATAATGCAATATATATGCATGACATAACAGAAGGTGGAGTCTACGGCGCTGCTTGGGAGGCTGCAGAGGCAATTAAAAAGGGGCTAATCATATATGAAGACCAAATTCCAATCATGGATGTAACGAAGGAAATTAGTGATATTTTAGAGATAGATCCTTATAGACTTATATCAAGTGGAAGTATGTTGATTATAATTAGTGAGAATAACTTTGATAACTTAAAAGAAGAGTTAGAAAGATTTGATATCAAAGCCACAGTTATAGGGGAAATAATTGAAGAGGGAACCTATTGTATAAAAGATGGAGTTAAATCTGTAATCGATTCACCAGGTAGTGATGAACTATATAAAGCGCTTAAGTAA